One part of the Humulus lupulus chromosome 9, drHumLupu1.1, whole genome shotgun sequence genome encodes these proteins:
- the LOC133799530 gene encoding metal tolerance protein 4-like, protein MAARSKLEAEIKEKSSRIDELEKLNAKLKEEKKATFEIIEGEKDYYEIQLLTLKSFEEVDSIVQSEGIDEDDLDEQAQHERSMKISNYANIILLVLKIYVTIKSGSIAIAASTLDYLLGLMDGGILWFTHFSMKSINIYRYPIGKLRVQPVGIIIFVAIMATLE, encoded by the exons ATGGCCGCAAGGTCAAAGCTGGAAGCTGAGATTAAAGAGAAGAGCTCCAGGATTGACGAGCTTGAGAAGTTAAATGCCAAGCTCaaagaggagaaaaaggccacctttgaGATAATAGaag GAGAAAAGGACTACTATGAAATACAGCTTTTAACTCTGAAATCTTTTGAGGAAGTTGACTCTATAGTGCAATCAGAAGGCattgatgaagatgatcttgatgaacAAGCTCAGCATGAAAGATCCATGAAGATCTCTAATTATGCAAACATAATTCTCTTGGTACTTAAG ATCTATGTTACTATAAAGAGTGGGTCCATAGCCATTGCAGCATCAACACTAGATTATTTGCTGGGTCTCATGGATGGTGGCATACTTTGGTTCACTCACTTTTCAATGAAAAGTATAAATATTTATAGATACCCCATTGGAAAATTGAGGGTGCAGCCTGTTGGCATAATCATTTTTGTTGCTATCATGGCGACACTAG AGTAG